The following proteins are co-located in the Pyricularia oryzae 70-15 chromosome 1, whole genome shotgun sequence genome:
- a CDS encoding TBC1 domain family member 14: MMLHEPAMANHLASMKRTDSPPGLTGSKSSKSSSFHSRNSDDSSVLADVSHFEEIGLDDVATHLEREVPVKTAPNPFSASYPTDLRAASRTKSAPRLPAPRDLGKTRPLREITTGTKTRPKFPPLHTTDLRTINVRSTNLNTLYPAPMTSPIRSKSLGPRNAAILPSRRRRSPSPNLSMVSRDPSISMIRPRRSSWQATHERKSSLELERECDEDDDDDIPDYLILDNVPISPRPQSERSRSQASSKANSPDRGPKERVRSIGNGTPAVAMAHGSLRSPTWKTDGALASPPTPHGHNLISTPPSGTVSPMKTRTKSWTVALAELNAEAKELTEKLEEHADELQQKSAQRSSTGSMPTNRPRSADSNDTKTRHKSALPELPPLRRSNIMIDPLPISKEKEAVLSRTRPSWLPPKDPAEERRHLKEYQKMMAKSAEADRRRETAKKLKSECKDVAADTLMQVWEFDVLPRWNEAIRERRTRELWWRGVSPRSRGAVWTRAIGNELGLTETSYRAALRRAREAEEREAAGKSTSADQKYAGWMRAIRRDVEKATWIDLRIFQKGGPLHQSLVDILSAYAMYRSDIGYVAGCNTMAALLLLNLPSATESFIALANVLNRPLPLSFYAADPGAKATAYNLILQTLAHKSPALHNHITNLPDHDPELYMCDLFTGLFTSHLPLDAAARLWDVYVFEGDKLLIRAAVALMAENEMSLLGTASASEVHTVLQGRSCTTASSSPGSDKHAKSQRVVGRAGEEDAWINAVRSAGKV; encoded by the exons ATGATGTTACACGAGCCCGCAATGGCGAATCATCTGGCCTCGATGAAACGAACCGACTCTCCTCCCGGCCTGACTGGCTCGAAATCATCCAAATCTTCGTCCTTCCACTCTCGCAATTCCGACGACAGCAGCGTCCTGGCAGACGTTAGCCACTTCGAGGAGATAGGACTCGACGACGTTGCAACCCACCTCGAACGGGAGGTCCCCGTGAAAACAGCCCCAAACCCTTTTAGCGCCTCGTACCCGACAGACCTACGAGCCGCCTCCCGCACAAAGTCAGCACCACGCCTGCCCGCCCCCAGGGACTTGGGCAAGACACGGCCTCTGCGAGAAATCACCACCGGAACCAAGACACGACCAAAGTTTCCCCCACTACACACTACTGACCTTCGGACCATCAATGTACGCAGCACAAATCTCAACACACTCTACCCCGCGCCTATGACAAGCCCCATTCGTTCCAAGAGCCTGGGCCCACGCAATGCCGCCATACTACCCTCAAGGCGCCGCAGAAGCCCGAGTCCGAACTTGTCAATGGTTTCGCGGGATCCAAGCATATCGATGATACGACCGCGAAGGAGCAGCTGGCAGGCAACCCATGAGCGCAAGTCATCATTGGAACTGGAGAGAGAGTGTGAtgaggatgacgatgacgacattCCGGACTATCTCATTCTTGACAATGTGCCGATATCCCCAAGACCACAATCCGAACGTTCGAGGAGTCAGGCGAGCTCCAAGGCCAACTCCCCCGACCGTGGGCCCAAGGAGAGGGTCAGAAGCATCGGCAATGGCACTCCTGCTGTTGCCATGGCACACGGATCTTTAAGATCACCGACCTGGAAAACGGATGGTGCGCTCGCCTCACCTCCGACCCCCCATGGTCACAATCTCATATCTACACCACCGAGTGGCACGGTCAGCCCGATGAAGACGCGGACCAAGAGCTGGACGGTAGCATTGGCCGAATTGAATGCCGAAGCAAAGGAACTGACGGAGAAGCTCGAGGAACATGCCGATGAATTGCAACAAAAGTCCGCTCAGCGGTCAAGCACGGGTTCCATGCCCACAAATCGACCCCGATCAGCTGATTCCAACGACACCAAGACACGTCACAAGTCAGCATTGCCAGAACTGCCACCGCTACGCAGGAGTAACATCATGATTGATCCTCTGCCGATAtctaaagaaaaagaagcagtGCTCTCGAGGACCCGTCCCTCATGGCTGCCACCCAAGGACCCTGCGGAGGAGCGTCGTCACCTGAAAGAATACCAAAAGATGATGGCAAAGAGCGCCGAGGCAGATAGGCGGCGAGAGACGGCGAAGAAGCTCAAATCAGAATGCAAAGACGTAGCAGCCGATACTCTTATGCAAGTTTGGGAGTTTGACGTGCTACCAAGATGGAACGAAGCCATTCGCGAGCGTCGAACTCGCGAGCTCTGGTGGAGAGGAGTTTCAccaaggagtcgaggagcCGTCTGGACACGAGCCATTGGAAACGAGCTGGGACTGACCGAGACATCATATCGCGCCGCACTGCGTCGCGCCCGCGAGGCCGAGGAACGGGAGGCTGCAGGGAAGTCCACGTCTGCCGACCAAAAATATGCTGGCTGGATGCGTGCCATCCGACGAGATGTTGAAAAGGCCACTTGGATAGACCTAAGAATCTTCCAAAAAGGTGGCCCTCTACACCAGAGCCTTGTTGATATTCTTTCCGCCTATGCCATGTACCGCAGTGATATCGGCTATGTTGCTGGATGTAAC ACCATGGCGGCTCTTTTGCTCCTTAACCTTCCCTCTGCAACCGAATCGTTTATCGCACTGGCAAACGTGCTCAACCGACCACTACCTCTCAGCTTTTACGCCGCCGACCCTGGCGCAAAAGCCACCGCATACAACCTCATTCTTCAAACTCTTGCCCATAAATCGCCAGCTCTGCACAATCATATCACCAACTTGCCCGACCATGATCCCGAACTATACATGTGCGACCTGTTTACTGGCCTCTTCACTTCTCACCTACCACTAGACGCTGCCGCACGCTTATGGGACGTCTATGTCTTCGAGGGAGACAAGCTTCTGATCCGTGCCGCCGTGGCGCTAATGGCCGAGAACGAAATGTCGTTGCTTGGTACCGCCAGCGCTTCAGAAGTCCATACTGTCCTTCAAGGCCGGTCTTGCACCACAGCGTCTTCATCACCAGGCTCCGACAAGCATGCCAAGTCGCAGCGCGTAGTAGGACGTGCTGGAGAGGAAGACGCATGGATCAACGCCGTGCGCTCTGCTGGCAAAGTTTGA
- a CDS encoding eukaryotic translation initiation factor 3 subunit B, whose amino-acid sequence MAPSYEHLREADLDEDEFDEDEVDVSDLREKFEVQLEQGFDTFVVIDGLPEVTEEQKPKLVKFLLKKLTSVGKTKEDMIDMPMGPDGKSLRFAFVEYSSPGEAAAAVRQLDRVPLDKKHTLRVNKLMDVDRFGREGRIDDEYQPPHIDEFHPRDHLRSFMADPSGRGRDQFVMFRGDHVGVFWNNEKDTPENIVDRPNWTESFVQWSPLGTYLLSMHMQGVQLWGGPKWDRLGRFPHPFVNMAAFSPQENYLVTWSNRPISIPDEGHPALSMDDDGKNYVIWDIATGKPLRSFANLDLPPDDPNKPPRKHPWPAFKWSSDDKYVARLTQGQSISVYELPRMNLLDKTTIKVEGVQDFEWAPSRPQRDGVKTYEQMFCYWTPEIGSNPAKVGLMSIPSKEVVRSLNLFSVSDVKLHWQSEGAYLCVKVDRHSKSKKSQATTLEIFRVKEKGVPVEVVDTIKDTVINFAWEPKGDRFLIITTVTPTGEVAVQPKTAISFFCPEKSKGSTVGNFKHLRTLDKRNSNAIYWSPKGRFVVVATVHNQNSSDLDFFDLDFEGEKPEGEKDLTANLQLMNTADHYGITDVEWDPSGRFVATWASAWKHTMENGYHMYDFKGEQLREEAVEKFKQLQWRPRPPTLLAKEEQKQIRKNLREYSRVFEQEDAERIAGADQEVVDNRRRILEDWYEWRESVDVEVDEESAAMGVSSNPAEELLKAKTAEILASGQEEEQVIEEIVEEVLEESEEIVS is encoded by the exons ATGGCTCCGTCATACGAGCACCTCCGCGAGGCGGACCTGGACGAGGATGAAtttgacgaggatgaggtcGACGTTTCTGACCTCCGCGAGAAGTTCGAGGTGCAGTTGGAGCAAGGCTTCGACACATTTGTGGTTATCGATGGCCTGCCAGAGGTCACGGAGGAACAGAAGCCCAAGCTTGTCAAGTTCCTGTTGAAGAAGCTGACCTCGGTCGGCAAGACAAAAGAGGACATGATTGATATGCCCATGGGTCCTGATGGCAAGTCACTTCG GTTTGCTTTCGTCGAGTACTCTTCGCCCGGCGAGGCCGCTGCTGCGGTTAGGCAGCTGGACCGCGTTCCCCTCGACAAGAAACACACACTTCGCGTCAACAAACTTATGGATGTCGACCGTTTCGGACGCGAGGGCAGGATAGATGACGAGTACCAGCCACCCCACATTGACGAATTCCACCCAAGGGATCACCTGCGCTCGTTCATGGCCGACCCTTCGGGCCGTGGCCGCGACCAGTTCGTCATGTTCCGCGGCGACCACGTCGGTGTTTTCTGGAACAACGAGAAGGATACCCCAGAGAACATTGTGGACAGGCCAAACTGGACCGAGAGCTTCGTTCAGTGGTCTCCTCTTGGCACATACTTGTTGTCAATGCACATGCAAGGTGTGCAGCTCTGGGGAGGCCCAAAATGGGACAGGTTAGGCCGGTTTCCTCACCCGTTCGTGAACATGGCCGCCTTCTCTCCCCAAGAAAACTACCTTGTCACCTGGTCAAACCGCCCCATATCTATCCCGGACGAAGGCCACCCTGCTCTTTCCATGGACGACGATGGCAAGAACTACGTGATCTGGGATATCGCAACAGGCAAGCCGCTTAGGTCTTTCGCCAATCTCGACCTGCCCCCTGACGACCCCAACAAGCCCCCACGGAAGCACCCCTGGCCTGCTTTCAAGTGGTCATCCGATGACAAGTACGTCGCGAGGTTGACCCAGGGCCAGTCCATCTCGGTGTATGAGCTGCCGCGCATGAACCTGCTCGACAAGACTACGATCAAGGTTGAGGGTGTCCAAGACTTCGAGTGGGCACCGTCACGCCCGCAGCGAGATGGAGTCAAAACCTATGAGCAGATGTTCTGCTACTGGACACCGGAAATTGGCAGCAACCCTGCCAAGGTCGGTCTGATGTCCATTCCCTCGAAGGAGGTAGTCCGCTCGCTTAACCTTTTCAGTGTGTCCGATGTGAAGCTACATTGGCAATCTGAGGGTGCTTATCTCTGTGTCAAGGTTGACAGGCACTCGAAGTCTAAGAAGTCTCAGGCAACAACGCTGGAGATCTTCCGTGTCAAGGAGAAGGGAGTTCCGGTTGAAGTTGTCGACACCATCAAGGATACTGTTATCAACTTTGCATGGGAGCCCAAGGGTGACCGCTTCCTCATTATCACAACAGTCACGCCAACTGGTGAAGTGGCCGTTCAACCTAAAACCGCCATATCCTTCTTCTGCCCCGAGAAGTCAAAGGGATCCACAGTCGGCAACTTCAAGCACCTACGAACTCTGGACAAAAGGAACAGCAACGCTATTTACTGGTCGCCTAAGGGTCGATTCGTCGTGGTCGCCACTGTTCACAACCAGAACAGCTCTGATCTGGACTTCTTCGACCTGGACTTTGAGGGCGAGAAGCCCGAGGGCGAGAAGGACTTGACCGCAAACCTGCAGCTCATGAACACGGCTGACCACTATGGCATAACAGACGTCGAGTGGGATCCTTCTGGACGTTTCGTGGCCACCTGGGCTTCTGCATGGAAGCATACT ATGGAGAACGGCTACCACATGTACGACTTCAAGGGCGAGCAGCTCCGTGAAGAGGCTGTTGAAAAGTTCAAGCAGCTTCAGTGGAGGCCGCGACCCCCTACACTGCTCGCCAAGGAGGAGCAGAAGCAGATTCGTAAGAACCTCCGCGAGTACTCACGCGTCTTTGAGCAAGAGGATGCCGAGCGCATTGCTGGCGCAGACCAAGAGGTTGTCGACAACAGACGTCGTATTCTCGAGGACTGGTACGAGTGGCGCGAGTCTGTCGATGTGGAGGTTGATGAGGAGAGCGCCGCAATGGGTGTCTCCTCCAACCCGGCCGAGGAGTTACTCAAGGCCAAGACGGCTGAGATCCTTGCAAGCGGCCAGGAGGAGGAGCAAGTCATTGAGGAGATTGTTGAGGAGGTGCTTGAGGAGAGCGAGGAGATTGTGAGCTAA